The DNA segment tgtgatgcctcttactattgatgttggggatcaacgaatgcagattgacaagttcttcatggttcttacacTTATTGGTCTCCGTCCAGATCTTGAGACCgtccgcgatcagattcttggcagttccttcgttccatccttggatgatgtgtttgctcgcctcctccgtatctcctccactcaaactttgccatctgataacacttcagattcttctgtgttagtttctcaaactaactctcgaggaggacgtagTGGTAACcaaggtagaggccaacgtcctcattgcacctattgtaagaagcttggccacactcgtgatcAGTGTTATCAATTACATGGGCGGCCTCCCCGCACTGCCCACGTGGCCCAATCATCTGATCCTCAACCTCCTCAGCCTCCCAAttcctccacatctcagggtatttccctcactaacagtgagtatgatgactatctccgctatcagaccaccaagtcagcttctgttGCTTCTGTTGCTCAGACTGGTAATACTTctgcttgtcttacccacacatcttctcttggaccttggattctagattctgacacttctgatcacatatctggtaataaggattttttctcttctattactactacctctgccttactTACAattactttagctaatggttcccaaactatggctaaaggttttggtttagCTCATCCTCTTccttccctacctctccattctgtcctttatgtccctgagtgtccttttaatcttatttccattagCAAAATATCtcgcactcttaactgttctatcactttctctAATAAATTTGtaaccttgcaggaccggagtacggggaagacgattagcataggacgtgagtctcaaggcctctatcacctcacctcgccttcaactcatgcagtttgcatttccactgatgctcccttcctcatccacagtcgcctgggccaccctagtctatccaagttccaaaaaatggtccctcgtttttcatttttgtcgtcgcttgcgtgtgagtcctgtcagcttgggaaacatactcatgtctcgttcccaaagtgtttgaataatcgggcaaagtctccttttgaacttgtccacactgatgtttggggtccttgtcgaaccgcgtctactttaggatttcagtattttgtcactttcattgatgactattctcgatatacttgattatttttaatgaaaaatcgagctgagttattctctattttctagaaattttatgctgaaatccaaacccagttcaatatttctattcgtgtgttgcgcagtgacaatgccagggaatatttttctgcaccatttacttcatttatgtcccaacatgggatccttcatcagtcttcttgtgctcatactcctcaacaaaatgggatagctaaacgtaagaatcgacatcttgttgagacaactcgtactctccttctccatggtaatgttccttttcgtttttcgGGGGACGTTGTTCTTacagcatgttatttgattgatcatatgccctcatctgtattacaTGATTagattcctcattcccttcttttccttgaccaaccactttattttcttcctcctcgtgtttttggttgtacttgctttgttcatattctcactcctggacaggacaaactCTCTGCcaaagccacaaaatgcatTTTCTtaggatattccagacttcaaaagggttatcgttgttatttctctgagactcatcgctactttctctccgctgatgtcactttctttgaggactcaccgttCTTCTCCACCTTTGAAACTCTTcttgtttctgaagtcttacctTTTCCCCTAATCTCCCCACTTGATGCAGTGCCTTCtcgcccacttcaggtttatcatcgtcgtcATCGTGTCgctgttcctccttctttggccgaggtacctgctgactcacttcctatcccttcggcttctcctgccccgACTCTACCTCCTTctgctgacttacccattgctcttcagaaaggtaatcgatctactcgtaatcctcatcccatttacaattttttgagttaccatcgattatcttcactctattctgcatttgtttctactatatcttttgtttctcttcccaagagcacccctgACGCtttttcccatccaggctggcgacaggcaatggtagatgaaatggttgctttacactccaatggcacttgggatcttgttgttttaccctctggtaaatctacagttggttgtcgttgggtctacacaattaaggttggccctgatggtcaggttgatcacTTTAAGGCCTgtttagttgctaaaggctatactcaggtttatggttctgattatggtgacattttctctcctgttgccaagatagcttctgtTCGTCTATTACTCTCCATGGTtgctatgcgttcttggcctATTTATcatttagatattaaaaatgttttccttcataGGGATCTTGCtaaggaagtttatatggagcaaccacctggttttgttgctcagggggagtctggtttagtgtgcaggttacgccgttctttatatggcttgaaacaatctcctcgagtatggtttagccgttttagttctgttgttaaggagtttggcatgttccACAGTACAACAGACTattccgttttctatcatcataactcttcggggtagtgtatttatctggtagtttatgtggacgacatcgtcattacaggcagtgatcagaatggtattcagaaactaaagtaacaccttttcacccactttcagactaaagacttggggaaactcaagtatttcttagggattgagatagctcaatccagttccggtgtggttctttcccaaaggaagtatgctttagacatcttggaagaaaccggtatgttagactgtaaaacGGTAGTCACTCCTATGGatttaaatgtcaaacttatactaggacagggggagcctttaggagatcctgggagatatcgacgacttgtaggtaaactgaactacctcaccattactcgtttaaacatttcttttcctgtaagtgttgttagccaattcctacagtcaccatgtgatagccattgggatgctgtaatccgcattcttcgatatatcaaaagcacaccaggccaaggtgtgttgcacgagaacagaggtcatacccaggttgttggttacacagatgcagattagGCTGgttcacccacagatagacgttccacttccgggtattgtgcttttattggaggtaacctaatatcctagaagagtaagaaacaagatgtagtggccagatctagtgttgaagccgagtatcgagttATGACTCTAgtaacatgtgaactcatatggctaAAACATtttcttcgggagttgagatttggaaaggatgaacaaatgaaactcatctgtgacaaccaagccgctttacatattgcatccaatccagtcttccatgaaatgaccaaacacattgaagttgactgtcacttcattagagagaaaatCACATCAAgatgtgtggcgactagttttgtcaattcaaatgatcaactagcagatatttttactaaatctctcagaggtcctagaattaaatacatttgtaacaagcttggtgcatataacatatatgctctagcttgagggggagtgttagatagtgtacagttatttaggttatttacttttccttttccttttctttccgtATTTTATtatgggtcccactaacatgtatatatatacccaagtccaatgtgtattattaacagtttttcaataacaataattagggattctcccttttctctcttttcacaagGCTTATAGATTTGGTCATACGCAACAAAGGCCAATAATTGCATTGTTAAGAAGAGATGGGTGGACATTGGGAATCAATTGAGGTTACTTCAGGAAATTAGACATTTGGAATGACAGTTGAAGCCACAATGTTGTACGTTTACTTACACATAAATTGTTTCTGTTGTAAGACTAATTGGTTCTGTATCATCTTCGAGGGATATCTGGTGGATGTAAATGGAACCGTGAAACTTGTGGATTTTGGATTGGCAAAGGTTAGTTTCTTTTTACTAGAGTTATCTCTCTATTGTTTCAAAATGCTAGACTtctaaatattatatttctgGTTGTATATCTTTTCAGTTTTGCAAATTGAACgacataaaatcttttaaagggACTGCATTCCGGATGGCCCCTGAGATATCTTCCTCTCTTGCATTCCTTCATTCCTTGATTTCTTAAATTAACAaatcatgtttggttttgaatTGAGAACTATATTTTATGGAACTGTACTCGGTAGAATCTTCTTATACCATGAAGAAGCATGCTTAAAATGTAGGCTCTGAAACCCTTGTCTTTTAGCAGGTGGTTGCATCAGAAAAGGAAATGACATGATTGAATTGGGTTATTGAATAGCTCGATTATTGGACTGGAGATATCCCAACTAACAAATTGATAAGTTGTTGTTTTCCAAACTGTTGCTCTTTCTAAGATTTTATCCTACAAGGCATTTAGTCAATGCCATGTCTTATTACCAATGCATTTTGATTTTGCATGTCATTAGTATCTTTCTGTGCAACTGCCAATATACTGACACTAATAGATGCATGGAACCACTGAATGCTCAATTGATGAGGATTTTCCATTCAAATCTGAGAATTTAAGCATCAAGCTTCCTTTTTCCATTAACTCTCTCTACTTCTAAGGGTGGTTAAACCCTTGCTTCATTATTTGGTAACAAAAATTAGTACATCACCAGAAGATTGGTAGAGGGATCCTACAATTAGGGATGCAATGAAGTGGATTGGAACTGAGTGACCCATCCTTCTTCCTGAGAATCCGATTTAGTACATTTAGTACACTTCATTCCAAAGCTGCTCCATTGGAACAAATTGTTTAACTTTCTGGACTGCAGGTTTGTGAAGAGATGTTAAAGCCCTGGctaaaaatgaaatagtggtctgttttataaaacaaaatatggtcACCAGCAATCTAAATTGTAGCTCGATATTGCCCTTCTGAAATAAATTTCTGACTCTTTGCCCCAGAGAATGAATTGTGGTTTTGCAACCGCCCAGGTCTGTGGATTTGAATCAGTTTTTACTTTGAAATCATGCTCAAACATCCTAGTCTTACAACTGtgtttatttataaatcctGCACCAGTTGGGAGTAGAACTCTTAAATCCCTGTTCTAAATCTTGTCCAAACATGTTATAAGTCTTTGTGTTAACcatatttgaaagttttttacCAAGGACATTTGTCATTATATTATGTGGCACAGGATGCTCCAAGCATTATAGTTTCTTGTAAGTGttgattttacaaataatttgtGCCACTGTAGGTCATTAATGAGGACAAACGAGAGAACGATGGTTATGGGTTTGCAGCTGATATATGGAGCCTCGGGTGCACTGTATTAGAGATGTTAACTCGGCAACATCCATATCCCGAATTGGAGCCGGTATGTATAAGCTtcaatggaaacaaataatcattccaatatTACATTCTTATATGCATCCAAACATAAGAATTGGAATCACCAAATCTATTTCTATTCAAGAAGATATAGGAATGAAAACAAAGTTTTTATTCTCATTCCTCATTCCCATATACTAAACATGGCTTGAGGGCAATGGACTGATTTCAATGGTGTGTATACTTGTCTTAAATATTTGGTATTAGCAACTTGCCCTATGGTAAAAGTGTGGTTTGGGTTGAGAATAGTATAAAGATGAGCCTAGGGTTGTCAATGGAGCCTGCAAATAGCTGTTGGATTTGAAGGTTGAATAGGAATTTGCACAATAAGGTTTTGGGAggtgagaaaatgaaaatggatgTTGGTGGAACTGAGAGTATGAATGCCTTATGTACTAATTTGACTCATTCATATTGAGATCATGTATATATGAAATTCATATTATGCAAGAAGACATTGCTTTTACTAATTCAAATGGAAGGTGAACAACAGTGAGAAACAATTGCTAGTACCCCATAGGCATCATTATATCTTCGACAAATTGACATAGGAGtaataattttgaaacaatCTATCATTCATTCATAAATTGTTGTTTGGTAACActcttttaaaatatacaatataaaattaaaaaataaaatttaattcaatatctGTAAAACAATATTGGGAGACTGCATATTGGACGTTGTTTTCATAATCTTGCGTTTGTCCTAAGTCTTAACTCTTAATaggaaaaaacatgtttttgatGGAGTATATTCCCTGCAATGAGATGCACTTGTTCTTAACCACCTTTCACAGTCGAATCAAAAAACAATGTTAGGAATCAAAATCGAATCAAAAAGAGGGAAGTGATATTGAAGATACGGGTTCTTGGCGGGTTTAGATATTATCTTGTCTGATACCATCCAACCtggattatatataaaattaattttaaaaaataattttattgatttttttctattaccatttttaacacatataaaatatttaaaaattattttttaaataaaataagttataaaaactataatattttacttatttataaaatatatttatttttaatgtaatttaaaaattctaaaattattacatttttttaaaatatagaaaatatgatgAGTATGATGGCCATGAGAATTACTTTGTATAAACGTGATAGGATTGATATGGGCAATCATCGTCAACCCACCTGATCATCATCCTTgctcaattaaaaatttacttAAAGGAAGGGTATAATtggtatttttatttgttataaagAAAGTAATTGAAATGGCTTTTGGAAACCCGATGATATCCGATtggagataaataaaaaaaatattggtaaacatttttaggaataatgaaattatttttaataaaaattcttgaagaATTAACATAAtacatcaaatattaatttttaaaatattattatgtaaATTATATATACTTATTTCCATCTATTGAAGAAATTCTAATGTTAGTCGATGggtgaaaaaaatatgaaccgataaaaataaataaaaaataaaaataaaaaagttgataATAACATTATTCTGCTAGTTAAttgtatcataatttttttccaaaattataaaCTTGCAACTATTTTTCTATCTAGCTTGTTTTATATAGACATAATTGTTTAGAGAAAGTTAAAaccattatgaaaaaaaaaaatctgtctAATTCACTAATCAAATAAGGTTATAATCTTATAATGTCAATAAAACTACTTAAAGCTAtaatagttaaaataattttctctaaATAGAATAGCAAATTGTTTAACTAAAAAAGGTATTTGCAATTTAGAATCAATCATTTGATGGttgaattttttgaaagatattataaagtttagttttgaaaattattgtgaCTTATTTTTCAATTGTATTTGTAGGTATTCTACTTCGTAGTCTCCTttcataaaaagaaaagtatttgtaatttaaaatcaatcatttgaTAGTCAAATTTCCTTAAAGATATTAGAAAGTTTAATTTTGAAGATTACTATGATTCATCTTTCAATCGTATTTGTAGtctccttttaaaaaaatactaataataattttctcttatttaaatttctttgctACAAaacaataatttgatttttctcttatttttatttctctagtacaaaacaatattatagtTTATATTTGGACCACAAAATGTAATATGATATAGAAAAAggtaaaaagtttttttataaattaaacttgTATTATATTGATCAACATTGTAAGTTCTAAATTTGTtatacttcaaatatttttcttaaaaatgtaaTATATTGATGATAAGAAATCAAGATTAAAAACCTGAGATCGTTACAATGTGTTGCATTGATGTGTTGAAGTAGAAAGAGGATTATTGAGAaacaatgacttgacttttccattgattaagaatgaatatatatacacaaaacctaaaacacaaaaatatgaaacaatCTTAGAATTAGGggattacaacaaaaatatgaaa comes from the Vitis vinifera cultivar Pinot Noir 40024 chromosome 12, ASM3070453v1 genome and includes:
- the LOC109123450 gene encoding uncharacterized protein LOC109123450 yields the protein MNFNRLCSQKQFHIDPACIREVQEISLSSQFQHKHIVQYYGTFKGYLVDVNGTVKLVDFGLAKFCKLNDIKSFKGTAFRMAPEISSSLAFLHSLIS